One window from the genome of Bacteroidota bacterium encodes:
- a CDS encoding VWA domain-containing protein, which produces MPHISFFRIPFVLLLFFSVTVKGQIKTGRPVDIVIAMDLSSSSNGLIDHLRNHIWDYWYTLSNCNPQPNYRIAVVTYARFSYGKQNGYTRIVKDLSTDFEKLSSLLYKIPSRIEKGDQYVGATLNTCLKKISWSKDPEAIKMIFLVGNGDVTTGTIDIDETVDKLVANNIIVNTVYCTVPGEKKAIKGWERIALKGKGKISSMSIRNKYFDRLNGFDMAKFRALNKKFNKTYLWYGPEGKARFNRMVEVDNKAYITNTEGFRYRILHKISDDYQRTNNSWDLVDLYSRNPLDFIKVDRKTMIDTCRKMNNDQLKAFIIFKKYERKKIGAMMAEMIINKELKDKEEGQIVNKTMPTLDIVTLNAIRDVLREESCECPKH; this is translated from the coding sequence GTGCCGCACATCAGCTTCTTTCGGATTCCCTTCGTTTTACTTTTGTTTTTTTCTGTAACTGTTAAGGGTCAGATAAAAACGGGTCGTCCAGTTGACATAGTTATAGCAATGGATCTGAGTAGTAGTTCAAACGGCCTGATCGATCATCTTCGAAATCATATCTGGGATTATTGGTACACTCTTTCAAATTGTAATCCTCAACCAAATTACAGGATTGCTGTAGTTACATATGCACGGTTCAGTTATGGGAAACAAAATGGCTATACCCGGATTGTAAAAGATCTAAGTACAGATTTTGAAAAACTAAGTAGTCTGTTATATAAAATTCCTTCACGAATTGAAAAAGGTGATCAATATGTTGGAGCAACATTGAATACTTGTCTGAAAAAAATTTCGTGGTCGAAAGATCCTGAAGCAATTAAAATGATTTTTCTTGTTGGAAATGGTGATGTAACAACCGGAACAATAGACATCGATGAAACGGTAGATAAATTAGTGGCGAATAATATTATTGTGAACACAGTTTATTGCACTGTTCCCGGAGAAAAGAAAGCCATCAAAGGCTGGGAAAGAATTGCGCTGAAAGGAAAAGGAAAGATTTCAAGTATGTCAATAAGAAATAAATATTTCGACAGATTGAATGGATTTGACATGGCTAAGTTTCGTGCACTGAATAAAAAATTTAATAAGACATATCTGTGGTATGGTCCGGAGGGAAAAGCGCGATTCAATAGAATGGTAGAAGTTGATAACAAAGCATACATTACTAACACAGAAGGTTTCAGGTATAGAATTTTACATAAAATATCTGACGACTATCAACGTACTAATAATAGTTGGGACCTTGTCGATCTTTATTCTAGGAATCCGTTAGATTTTATTAAGGTTGACAGAAAAACAATGATCGACACTTGCCGCAAAATGAATAATGATCAATTGAAAGCGTTTATTATCTTTAAAAAATATGAGCGAAAAAAAATTGGTGCTATGATGGCTGAAATGATAATTAATAAAGAACTAAAAGATAAAGAAGAAGGACAAATAGTAAATAAAACGATGCCAACTCTAGATATCGTCACACTGAATGCGATCCGTGATGTTTTAAGAGAAGAGTCGTGTGAATGTCCAAAACACTAA
- a CDS encoding TerB family tellurite resistance protein: MSTWNKWIFGGLGWAVGGPIGGILGFALGSITEESSIKLNSGNQNQPPGFLPNDFSAALLVLCAAVMKADQRILKSELDFVRNFFSRQFGEAHTQQRMLLFREILKQEIQIGQVCQQIRQFVDPPSRLELIHLLFGLASTDGGVGQEELNVISQISHLIGVSQGDFNSIKAMFIVEADSSYKILEVEKTATNDEVKKAYRKMAVKYHPDKVHHLGPEYQKDAQEKFKKINEAYEKVKKERGII, from the coding sequence ATGTCAACTTGGAATAAATGGATCTTCGGTGGATTAGGTTGGGCAGTAGGTGGTCCGATTGGTGGAATCCTTGGCTTTGCACTTGGATCGATCACAGAAGAAAGTAGTATTAAATTAAATTCCGGAAATCAGAATCAACCACCCGGATTTTTACCGAATGATTTCAGTGCTGCTTTGCTTGTGCTGTGTGCAGCAGTTATGAAAGCAGATCAACGGATCCTGAAATCTGAATTGGATTTCGTAAGGAATTTTTTTAGTCGTCAGTTTGGTGAAGCACACACTCAGCAACGGATGCTTCTCTTCCGTGAGATCCTGAAGCAGGAAATTCAGATCGGACAAGTGTGTCAGCAGATCAGACAATTTGTTGATCCACCATCAAGACTAGAATTGATACATTTATTGTTCGGACTTGCGTCAACTGATGGTGGAGTAGGACAAGAGGAGTTAAATGTGATCAGCCAGATCAGTCATCTTATCGGAGTTTCGCAAGGAGATTTCAATAGTATTAAAGCGATGTTCATTGTTGAAGCAGATTCGTCTTACAAAATTCTTGAAGTTGAAAAAACTGCAACGAATGATGAAGTGAAAAAAGCGTACAGAAAAATGGCAGTGAAATATCACCCTGATAAAGTACATCACCTTGGTCCCGAATATCAGAAAGATGCGCAGGAGAAGTTTAAGAAGATCAATGAGGCGTATGAGAAGGTGAAGAAGGAGCGGGGGATTATATAA
- a CDS encoding CvpA family protein has translation MIILILLAFGAIRGFMKGFIYEVAMLGALVLCYFLGFKMAAAVAEFLFNTFGGSPDTLRYVSYMIVWIGVSIGAWFLAKLFESLVNITALGIFNKIAGAIFGILKYAFLIGLFLYFFNKADAKFKWLDTDKKAESIFYYPLLKVGSIVLKNK, from the coding sequence ATCATCATTCTTATCCTTCTCGCCTTCGGTGCCATTCGTGGCTTCATGAAAGGATTTATCTATGAAGTTGCCATGTTAGGTGCATTGGTGTTATGTTATTTTCTCGGATTCAAAATGGCAGCTGCTGTTGCTGAATTTTTATTCAATACGTTTGGCGGCTCTCCTGATACGCTGCGTTACGTGTCTTACATGATTGTATGGATAGGAGTGAGCATTGGTGCATGGTTTCTTGCTAAACTTTTTGAAAGTCTTGTCAACATCACTGCACTTGGAATCTTCAACAAAATCGCCGGCGCAATTTTCGGAATTTTAAAATATGCATTTCTGATAGGACTGTTTTTGTATTTCTTCAACAAAGCGGATGCAAAATTTAAATGGCTGGATACTGATAAAAAGGCGGAATCGATTTTTTATTATCCGTTGTTGAAAGTTGGATCTATAGTTTTGAAGAATAAATGA